Proteins encoded in a region of the Pirellulaceae bacterium genome:
- a CDS encoding DUF1559 domain-containing protein: protein MRKSAFTLIELLVVIAVIAILLILALPAIQSTRESARQTQCKNNLRQIGIALQIFHGIRGHLPPGWMGRSATHEHEVQGPGSWAWSAHLLSLLEEDVLAKRLSLQRPMLHEKNAAGQLPINVLQCPSDVSVGRLVVYHSGHRAFEFPKANYVGNFGANKLVDCNRLIGTGRQCDGYPARGPFYHNSRVRYRKFEAGTSKTIMVGERSSDRVSKHPRATWPGIGLGTDNPYALVLGSAAFAINDAADEAFSSHHPGGVHFVYGDAHVEFFSDDEHSRNVFMELATIQLHGGKVDELVLLTSRVPPVNPSGGSAQTQGVCVICGEHSEDPFNHIPNQEGHVAVP from the coding sequence ATGCGAAAATCTGCATTCACGTTGATTGAACTCTTGGTCGTGATTGCGGTCATAGCAATTCTCTTGATTCTTGCTCTGCCAGCCATCCAATCGACACGCGAATCGGCGCGACAAACTCAATGCAAGAACAACCTGCGACAAATCGGAATTGCTCTGCAGATTTTTCACGGTATACGTGGCCATTTGCCGCCGGGTTGGATGGGGCGCTCCGCGACTCATGAGCACGAGGTTCAAGGGCCAGGAAGTTGGGCATGGTCTGCCCATCTATTGTCGTTGTTGGAAGAAGACGTTTTGGCAAAGCGATTGTCTCTCCAGCGGCCGATGCTGCATGAGAAAAACGCGGCCGGTCAGTTGCCTATTAATGTGTTGCAATGCCCCTCGGATGTGAGCGTCGGTCGCCTTGTTGTTTACCATTCCGGACACCGCGCGTTTGAGTTTCCTAAGGCCAACTATGTCGGTAACTTTGGCGCGAACAAGTTGGTCGACTGCAATCGCTTGATCGGAACTGGAAGACAATGCGACGGCTACCCCGCCCGAGGGCCTTTTTATCACAATAGTCGCGTCAGATATCGAAAGTTTGAAGCAGGGACGAGCAAAACCATCATGGTGGGTGAGCGGTCCTCAGATCGAGTGTCGAAACATCCGAGAGCAACTTGGCCTGGGATCGGATTGGGAACTGATAATCCATATGCCCTCGTTCTGGGGAGTGCGGCGTTCGCGATCAATGATGCGGCCGACGAGGCATTTTCCAGTCATCATCCAGGCGGTGTCCATTTTGTGTATGGCGACGCGCATGTCGAATTCTTCAGCGATGACGAACATTCGCGTAATGTCTTTATGGAACTTGCCACGATTCAACTGCACGGAGGCAAGGTCGATGAATTGGTCCTGTTGACTAGTCGAGTTCCGCCAGTCAATCCGTCCGGCGGTAGTGCTCAAACGCAGGGGGTTTGTGTGATTTGCGGGGAACATTCGGAAGATCCTTTTAATCACATACCTAATCAGGAGGGACACGTCGCCGTACCATAG